Proteins co-encoded in one Salvelinus sp. IW2-2015 linkage group LG17, ASM291031v2, whole genome shotgun sequence genomic window:
- the LOC111976719 gene encoding pleckstrin homology domain-containing family G member 4B isoform X1, with protein MNTESLDGSIQNTLSALFPPFEATAPTVLSQLFQVIEERFRGDALQCLLDFLIPAKHILESVQQAACAQYSDVVFCCEGWPLCLHEKVVIQLAPINPLFLCPGDFYLQVAPFSEQAARIVVRSLLEDGQGQVVEVEETPIPETSYPCIFSEDWLGEINQGRHGTPLSHCVLSTDQGMVKVPWAQVTLPEFVDKPRTMASSSLSPAAVQQEVVAGPGPSLVLPHPAPAYSVETRISPAKHGIAVSLRLVDSNCSRLVKVDQDEPMAKPIGWVSPNTWDSRSNNTSEVEGEYVDLVEFTNKKEALLLSGAHSHKHPRALMSRPVPLNRPGVPLAPALPLSLAQALDPNQPLREPLHCGRTIRSSEEPPCTPCMRRRMGQVSKAQELRCRYRESYHSALQNPVTFERDNTLNTLAVLEEASPCAGRLGLEGKELCPGVSQQCCHPDPGHHDQIPPVSTVTCRESGESYTISSGILQGLSDTIENDGRCPSSLSTTVVDTSEKCEVVIQGRKIRRDIVSSAEKIPSLHVVQCKNATAFGLVSPKMNRRRLPKDVSQARQPSMPVRNGQQTPTPAPLPETTQQPPGHYAVSRSKVQAPDSAEPSTHPLQMGIACLTGGRDRTGRLVVEVYGDQEGWRSPSVSSLELCKLLLYLHSVIRRELRELGLTLVIDARQNLPPSQFNKALLMLQEQIPHAVHSVLILVEKESCHRPEKHPGQQIDVVTSLKALHKLVEGSQLTYGLEGTLLYSHQDWLQLHQKLHPFMSDLQEASGLLLKAIRKLEGGRKIDKVQDVQRCILEQRTLMKDVLEDSRLVALQREGGAMLSRLRRESDLRYSHCEDYSDAVDSVTSMYNHVEEQAHMLVQRSNMSLEHLEYLLQLREMEGHFSKIRQWFDAEGERRLLEAESVDDSKEKVAHTLQSFRAFLSEANEQKHQAMVLVTEAEKIQGPSSYPETEVFRTMVCTFKSGLADSLSRAERCSSELETMVSVCSFCEQATELAKDCRQYLGQEQVGRHPETDDISTLQMYQESFVQFSPDRFQEVKAQACALRGSRGMRVWNVAWLKCQEVRQQLEERLQDVERALRNTGSWYEQHRHGEDQATAQTVTHHDRALLLPRPGPPHWYNPPTGSMVERYHGILESRNNSVTCYNINFKPQNNRPCKGSKATTVPASPCIKSIRRAERDPSRREACRGRSGEAATLADSQTVGCEWFTWNLGLGRSMSEDSCATAMSSQSEARIQTQSCSHGQPSCRILQAAQKFQISRHGSFCSAVSCSGQERAEKASSRNTSSSVRRCEGTTSLASPEENAGSVMKLQRIMEELLLTEREYVRSLGYILMHYLPLLERTDVPQDLRGKRGVIFGNLEKLYDFHGHFFLRELEACQTEPLGVARCFLRYRESLGLYALYSKNKPQSDALILHHRHDIFKRKQQELGDHMDLSSYLLRPIQRISKYSLLLQDMLGVCGPQRDRDREELQAAADVIRFQMRHGNDLLTMDAIQDCDVNLKEQGQXIRQDEFIVFFRKKKCFRHIFLFQDLILFSKTKKTDVGNDVYIYKQSFKTSDIGMTHNSGESGLCFEIWIRRRKSQDTYTLKADRAEVKRSWTRDLEQILWEQAAYSRDLRMQERVFNGMGRKPFMDIQPSEAAICDRAVNCVLLGRAPVPSCLQTDLEYLRPNSIGSGSSASTSCSHSSSSSGRGSLPPVGYPGNQTQGGEANHIVHSFPATVTEEDLSNHHNHQKQNLHLMGCTDSSGESTSVFISSERSCLSAIGGEVEDSSSVTSQSSQSHVSQRTAAPSLKKNSSPATIRKKPSISPKPPVLAAPQSLQKIKENRRPVLSSQGKEMVAIGKSTEV; from the exons AACACTGAGTCTCTGGACGGGTCCATCCAGAACACTCTCTCAGCCCTCTTTCCCCCCTTCGAGGCCACAGCCCCCACCGTCCTGAGCCAGCTCTTCCAGGTAATAGAGGAACGTTTCCGTGGAGACGCCCTCCAGTGTCTACTGGACTTCCTCATCCCGGCCAAACACATCCTTGAGAGTGTTCAGCAGGCTGCCTGT GCCCAGTACTCTGATGTGGTGTTCTGCTGTGAGGGCTGGCCTCTGTGTCTGCATGAGAAAGTGGTGATCCAGCTTGCCCCGATCAACCCCCTATTTCTGTGCCCAGGGGACTTCTACTTGCAGGTTGCTCCCTTCTCTGAGCAGGCCGCCCGCATCgtggtccggagcctgctggagGACGGACAGGGtcaggtggtggaggtggaggagacaCCCATCCCTGAGACCTCCTACCCCTGCATCTTCTCTGAGGACTGGCTAGGGGAGATCAATCAAGGCCGCCACGGTACTCCACTTAGCCACTGTGTCCTCTCCACAGACCAGGGCATGGTGAAGGTGCCATGGGCGCAGGTGACTCTCCCTGAGTTTGTGGATAAACCCAGAACTATGGCCTCATCATCTCTTTCTCCGGCTGCTGTTCAACAGGAGGTAGTGGCAGGGCCCGGGCCCTCATTGGTCCTGCCTCACCCTGCACCTGCGTACTCTGTGGAGACTAGGATCTCTCCTGCTAAACATGGCATTGCGGTGTCGCTGCGTCTGGTGGACAGTAATTGCTCCCGGCTGGTTAAGGTGGATCAGGATGAGCCTATGGCTAAGCCCATAGGCTGGGTGTCTCCCAACACATGGGACAGCCGCAGCAACAACACCTCTGAGGTTGAGGGGGAATACGTGGACTTGGTGGAGTTCACTAACAAGAAAGAAGCATTGCTCCTCAGTGGGGCTCACAGTCACAAACACCCCAGAGCGCTCATGTCTAGGCCTGTTCCACTTAACAGGCCTGGTGTCCCTCTGGCTCCAGCTCTGCCTCTGTCCTTGGCCCAAGCCCTGGACCCCAACCAGCCCCTCAGGGAACCCTTACACTGCGGCCGGACCATCCGATCCTCCGAGGAGCCCCCCTGCACCCCTTGCATGAGGAGGAGAATGGGCCAGGTGTCCAAAGCACAGGAGCTCAGGTGCCGGTACAGGGAGTCTTACCATTCAGCACTGCAGAACCCTGTTACCTTTGAGAGAGACAATACACTGAATACACTGGCGGTTCTGGAGGAGGCTAGTCCATGTGCGGGGAGGCTGGGACTAGAGGGTAAAGAACTATGTCCTGGTGTCTCCCAGCAGTGCTGCCATCCAGACCCAGGACATCATGACCAGATTCCCCCTGTTAGCACTGTTACCTGTAGGGAGTCTGGAGAAAGTTACACTATATCCAGTGGAATTTTACAAGGCCTGAGTGACACTATAGAGAACGATGGGAGATGTCCCTCTTCTCTGTCGACCACTGTTGTGGACACATCAGAGAAGTGTGAAGTAGTGATACAAGGAAGAAAAATTAGGAGGGATATTGTCTCGTCTGCAGAGAAGATTCCCAGCTTACATGTAGTGCAATGTAAAAACGCCACAGCTTTTGGACTGGTTTCCCCAAAGATGAACAGGCGGAGACTGCCCAAAG ATGTCTCCCAGGCTCGCCAACCCTCTATGCCTGTTAGAAACGGACAACAGACCCCTACACCGGCCCCTCTCCCCGAGACAACCCAGCAGCCTCCGGGTCACTATGCTGTTTCCAGGTCTAAGGTCCAGGCACCAGACTCAGCGGAACCCAGCACTCACCCCCTCCAGATGGGAATAGCATGTCTTACTG GTGGCAGAGACAGGACAGGTCGGTTGGTGGTTGAGGTGTACGGAGACCAGGAAGGATGGAGATCTCCTTCAGTGTCTAGTCTAGAACTCTGCAAACTGCTGCTCTACCTCCACTCTGTAATCAG gagagaactgagagaaCTTGGACTGACACTAGTTATTGATGCTCGGCAGAATCTACCTCCATCACAGTTCAATAAGGCCTTGCTGATGCTTCAG GAGCAGATTCCCCATGCAGTACACAGTGTCCTTATCCTGGTGGAGAAAGAGAGCTGCCATCGCCCAGAGAAACATCCTGGACAACAG ATTGATGTAGTGACATCACTGAAGGCGTTGCACAAGCTGGTGGAGGGGAGCCAGTTGACCTACGGCCTAGAGGGCACCCTGCTCTACAGCCACCAGGACTGGCTGCAGCTCCATCAG AAACTTCATCCCTTCATGTCAGATCTCCAGGAGGCTTCAGGTTTGCTACTGAAGGCCATCAGAAAACTAGAGGGAGGTCGTAAGATTGACAAAGTGCAG GATGTACAGAGGTGTATTCTAGAACAGAGAACGCTGATGAAGGATGTTCTGGAGGACAGCCGGTTGGTCGCTCTGCAAAGGGAGGGCGGAGCAATGCTGTCCAGGCTGAGGAGGGAGAGTGACCTCAGATACTCTCACTGTGAGGATTACAG TGATGCTGTAGACTCTGTGACCAGTATGTACAACCATGTAGAAGAGCAAGCCCATATGCTGGTGCAAAGATCCAACATGTCCCTGGAGCACCTTGAATACCTACTTCAACTCAGAGAAATGGAGGGCCACTTCTCTAAG ATCAGGCAATGGTTTGATGCCGAAGGGGAACGGCGGTTGCTGGAGGCAGAATCGGTGGATGACTCCAAAGAAAAGGTTGCACATACTCTCCAGAGTTTCAGAGCATTCCTTTCTGAAGCCAAT GAGCAGAAGCACCAGGCTATGGTTCTggtgacagaggcagagaagatCCAGGGCCCATCTTCATACCCTGAGACTGAGGTGTTCAGGACCATGGTGTGCACTTTCAAGTCTGGCCTGGCTGACTCCCTCTCACGGGCAGAGAGGTGCTCCAGTGAGCTGGAGACTATGGTTTCTGTGTGCAGCTTCTGTGAACAG GCTACTGAACTGGCCAAAGACTGCAGACAATACCTGGGCCAGGAGCAGGTTGGCagacacccagagacagatgatATCTCTACACTCCAGATGTACCAGGAGAGCTTTGTTCAGTTCTCCCCAGATCGCTTCCAGGAGGTGAAGGCCCAGGCGTGTGCTCTGAGGGGCTCCAGAGGCATGCGGGTGTGGAACGTAGCCTGGCTCAAGTGTCAGGAGGTTAGGCAGCAACTGGAGGAGAGACTACAGGATGTGGAGAGGGCCTTGCGGAACACAGGCTCCTGGTATGAACAACATAGACATGGTGAGGATCAGGCCACAGCACAGACAGTGACTCATCATGATAGAGCTCTGTTACTGCCCAGACCTGGTCCACCACACTGGTACAATCCCCCAACAGGCTCTATGGTGGAAAGGTATCATGGGATCTTGGAGAGCAGGAACAACTCTGTGACCTGCTATAATATCAACTTCAAGCCTCAGAATAACAGACCTTGTAAAGGGTCAAAGGCCACCACCGTGCCGGCCTCTCCCTGTATCAAATCCATtaggagagcggagagggatcCCAGCAGGAGAGAGGCCTGtcgagggaggagtggagaggccgCCACCCTTGCAGACTCACAGACGGTGGGCTGTGAGTGGTTCACGTGGAACCTGGGCCTGGGCCGGTCCATGAGCGAGGACTCGTGTGCAACCGCCATGTCCAGTCAGTCTGAGGCTCGGATCCAGACACAGTCCTGCTCCCACGGGCAACCCTCCTGCCGGATCCTGCAGGCTGCTCAGAAGTTCCAGATCTCACGGCATGGCAGCTTCTGCTCAGCAGTGTCCTGTAGTGGCCAAGAGAGGGCAGAGAAGGCCTCTTCAAGGAATACTAGCTCATCAGTGAGAAGGTGTGAGGGAACAACATCTCTGGCAAGTCCAGAGGAGAACGCTGGCAGTGTTAT GAAGCTGCAGAGGATCATGGAGGAACTGCTGTTAACAGAAAGGGAGTATGTGCGTTCCCTGGGCTACATCCTGATGCATTACCTCCCCCTACTGGAGAGGACTGACGTGCCCCAGGACCTGCGGGGCAAACGTGGAGTGATATTTGGAAACCTGGAGAAGCTGTATGACTTCCACGGCCATTTCTTCCTCAGGGAGCTGGAGGCCTGTCAGACAGAACCCTTAGGAGTGGCTCGTTGCTTCCTAAGATAC AGAGAAAGTTTAGGCCTTTATGCTCTCTACAGTAAGAACAAGCCTCAGTCAGATGCCTTAATACTTCACCATCGCCATGACATCTTCAAG AGGAAGCAGCAGGAGCTGGGGGACCACATGGACCTGTCCTCCTACCTGCTGAGGCCCATCCAGAGGATCAGTAAGTACAGCCTGCTGCTGCAGGACATGCTGGGGGTATGTGGGcctcagagagacagggacagggaagagCTCCAGGCTGCAGCCGATGTGATCCGCTTCCAGATGCGTCATGGCAATGACCTCCTCACCATGGACGCCATCCAGGACTGTGAC GTGAATCTGAAGGAGCAGGGCCAGRTGATTCGCCAGGATGAGTTCATCGTGTTCTTCAGAAAGAAGAAGTGCTTCCGCCATATCTTCCTCTTCCAGGATCTCATTCTCTTCAGCAAGACGAAGAAGACAGATGTGGGCAATGATGTGTACATCTACAAACAGTCTTTCAAA ACGTCTGATATCGGGATGACACATAACTCTGGAGAGAGTGGTCTGTGTTTTGAGATCTGGATCCGTAGGAGGAAGTCCCAGGACACGTACACTCTGAAGGCTGACAGGGCAGAGGTGAAGAGGTCTTGGACCAGAGACCTGGAGCAGATTCTCTGGGAACAAGCTGCCTACAGCAGAG ACCTGCGGATGCAGGAGAGGGTGTTCAATGGGATGGGGAGGAAACCTTTCATGGACATCCAGCCTAGTGAGGCTGCAATCTGTGACAGGGCTGTCAACTGTGTCCTGCTAGGAAGAG CCCCGGTGCCGTCTTGTCTACAAACAGATCTTGAATATCTCCGGCCCAACTCCATTGGTTCAGGCAGTAGTGCATCTACCTCCTGCAGccactcatcttcctcctctggaCGAGGTTCTTTACCTCCGGTTGGTTACCCTGGCAACCAGACACAAGGTGGGGAGGCCAATCATATTGTTCATTCTTTCCCGGCAACTGTGACGGAAGAGGACCTCAGTAATCATCATAATCACCAGAAACAAAACCTTCATCTCA TGGGCTGCACAGATTCGTCAGGTGAGAGTACCAGTGTGTTCATAAGCTCGGAACGCAGCTGCCTCTCTGCTattggtggagaggtggaggactCGTCATCTGTTACGTCCCAGAGTTCCCAGTCCCATGTCAGCCAGAGAACAGCAGCACCCAGCCTCAAAAAGAACAGCTCACCTGCTACCATCAGGAAgaagccctccatctctcccaaaCCACCAGTGCTGGCTGCTCCACAGAGCCTGCAAAAG ATCAAAGAAAACCGACGGCCAGTACTTTCTTCACAGGGCAAAGAAATGGTTGCTATAGGAAAATCAACAGAAGTTTAA
- the LOC111976719 gene encoding pleckstrin homology domain-containing family G member 4B isoform X2 has product MNTESLDGSIQNTLSALFPPFEATAPTVLSQLFQVIEERFRGDALQCLLDFLIPAKHILESVQQAACAQYSDVVFCCEGWPLCLHEKVVIQLAPINPLFLCPGDFYLQVAPFSEQAARIVVRSLLEDGQGQVVEVEETPIPETSYPCIFSEDWLGEINQGRHGTPLSHCVLSTDQGMVKVPWAQVTLPEFVDKPRTMASSSLSPAAVQQEVVAGPGPSLVLPHPAPAYSVETRISPAKHGIAVSLRLVDSNCSRLVKVDQDEPMAKPIGWVSPNTWDSRSNNTSEVEGEYVDLVEFTNKKEALLLSGAHSHKHPRALMSRPVPLNRPGVPLAPALPLSLAQALDPNQPLREPLHCGRTIRSSEEPPCTPCMRRRMGQVSKAQELRCRYRESYHSALQNPVTFERDNTLNTLAVLEEASPCAGRLGLEGKELCPGVSQQCCHPDPGHHDQIPPVSTVTCRESGESYTISSGILQGLSDTIENDGRCPSSLSTTVVDTSEKCEVVIQGRKIRRDIVSSAEKIPSLHVVQCKNATAFGLVSPKMNRRRLPKDVSQARQPSMPVRNGQQTPTPAPLPETTQQPPGHYAVSRSKVQAPDSAEPSTHPLQMGIACLTGGRDRTGRLVVEVYGDQEGWRSPSVSSLELCKLLLYLHSVIRRELRELGLTLVIDARQNLPPSQFNKALLMLQEQIPHAVHSVLILVEKESCHRPEKHPGQQIDVVTSLKALHKLVEGSQLTYGLEGTLLYSHQDWLQLHQKLHPFMSDLQEASGLLLKAIRKLEGGRKIDKVQDVQRCILEQRTLMKDVLEDSRLVALQREGGAMLSRLRRESDLRYSHCEDYSDAVDSVTSMYNHVEEQAHMLVQRSNMSLEHLEYLLQLREMEGHFSKIRQWFDAEGERRLLEAESVDDSKEKVAHTLQSFRAFLSEANEQKHQAMVLVTEAEKIQGPSSYPETEVFRTMVCTFKSGLADSLSRAERCSSELETMVSVCSFCEQATELAKDCRQYLGQEQVGRHPETDDISTLQMYQESFVQFSPDRFQEVKAQACALRGSRGMRVWNVAWLKCQEVRQQLEERLQDVERALRNTGSWYEQHRHGEDQATAQTVTHHDRALLLPRPGPPHWYNPPTGSMVERYHGILESRNNSVTCYNINFKPQNNRPCKGSKATTVPASPCIKSIRRAERDPSRREACRGRSGEAATLADSQTVGCEWFTWNLGLGRSMSEDSCATAMSSQSEARIQTQSCSHGQPSCRILQAAQKFQISRHGSFCSAVSCSGQERAEKASSRNTSSSVRRCEGTTSLASPEENAGSVMKLQRIMEELLLTEREYVRSLGYILMHYLPLLERTDVPQDLRGKRGVIFGNLEKLYDFHGHFFLRELEACQTEPLGVARCFLRYRESLGLYALYSKNKPQSDALILHHRHDIFKRKQQELGDHMDLSSYLLRPIQRISKYSLLLQDMLGVCGPQRDRDREELQAAADVIRFQMRHGNDLLTMDAIQDCDVNLKEQGQXIRQDEFIVFFRKKKCFRHIFLFQDLILFSKTKKTDVGNDVYIYKQSFKTSDIGMTHNSGESGLCFEIWIRRRKSQDTYTLKADRAEVKRSWTRDLEQILWEQAAYSRDLRMQERVFNGMGRKPFMDIQPSEAAICDRAVNCVLLGRAPVPSCLQTDLEYLRPNSIGSGSSASTSCSHSSSSSGRGSLPPVGYPGNQTQGGEANHIVHSFPATVTEEDLSNHHNHQKQNLHLMGCTDSSGESTSVFISSERSCLSAIGGEVEDSSSVTSQSSQSHVSQRTAAPSLKKNSSPATIRKKPSISPKPPVLAAPQSLQKGKEMVAIGKSTEV; this is encoded by the exons AACACTGAGTCTCTGGACGGGTCCATCCAGAACACTCTCTCAGCCCTCTTTCCCCCCTTCGAGGCCACAGCCCCCACCGTCCTGAGCCAGCTCTTCCAGGTAATAGAGGAACGTTTCCGTGGAGACGCCCTCCAGTGTCTACTGGACTTCCTCATCCCGGCCAAACACATCCTTGAGAGTGTTCAGCAGGCTGCCTGT GCCCAGTACTCTGATGTGGTGTTCTGCTGTGAGGGCTGGCCTCTGTGTCTGCATGAGAAAGTGGTGATCCAGCTTGCCCCGATCAACCCCCTATTTCTGTGCCCAGGGGACTTCTACTTGCAGGTTGCTCCCTTCTCTGAGCAGGCCGCCCGCATCgtggtccggagcctgctggagGACGGACAGGGtcaggtggtggaggtggaggagacaCCCATCCCTGAGACCTCCTACCCCTGCATCTTCTCTGAGGACTGGCTAGGGGAGATCAATCAAGGCCGCCACGGTACTCCACTTAGCCACTGTGTCCTCTCCACAGACCAGGGCATGGTGAAGGTGCCATGGGCGCAGGTGACTCTCCCTGAGTTTGTGGATAAACCCAGAACTATGGCCTCATCATCTCTTTCTCCGGCTGCTGTTCAACAGGAGGTAGTGGCAGGGCCCGGGCCCTCATTGGTCCTGCCTCACCCTGCACCTGCGTACTCTGTGGAGACTAGGATCTCTCCTGCTAAACATGGCATTGCGGTGTCGCTGCGTCTGGTGGACAGTAATTGCTCCCGGCTGGTTAAGGTGGATCAGGATGAGCCTATGGCTAAGCCCATAGGCTGGGTGTCTCCCAACACATGGGACAGCCGCAGCAACAACACCTCTGAGGTTGAGGGGGAATACGTGGACTTGGTGGAGTTCACTAACAAGAAAGAAGCATTGCTCCTCAGTGGGGCTCACAGTCACAAACACCCCAGAGCGCTCATGTCTAGGCCTGTTCCACTTAACAGGCCTGGTGTCCCTCTGGCTCCAGCTCTGCCTCTGTCCTTGGCCCAAGCCCTGGACCCCAACCAGCCCCTCAGGGAACCCTTACACTGCGGCCGGACCATCCGATCCTCCGAGGAGCCCCCCTGCACCCCTTGCATGAGGAGGAGAATGGGCCAGGTGTCCAAAGCACAGGAGCTCAGGTGCCGGTACAGGGAGTCTTACCATTCAGCACTGCAGAACCCTGTTACCTTTGAGAGAGACAATACACTGAATACACTGGCGGTTCTGGAGGAGGCTAGTCCATGTGCGGGGAGGCTGGGACTAGAGGGTAAAGAACTATGTCCTGGTGTCTCCCAGCAGTGCTGCCATCCAGACCCAGGACATCATGACCAGATTCCCCCTGTTAGCACTGTTACCTGTAGGGAGTCTGGAGAAAGTTACACTATATCCAGTGGAATTTTACAAGGCCTGAGTGACACTATAGAGAACGATGGGAGATGTCCCTCTTCTCTGTCGACCACTGTTGTGGACACATCAGAGAAGTGTGAAGTAGTGATACAAGGAAGAAAAATTAGGAGGGATATTGTCTCGTCTGCAGAGAAGATTCCCAGCTTACATGTAGTGCAATGTAAAAACGCCACAGCTTTTGGACTGGTTTCCCCAAAGATGAACAGGCGGAGACTGCCCAAAG ATGTCTCCCAGGCTCGCCAACCCTCTATGCCTGTTAGAAACGGACAACAGACCCCTACACCGGCCCCTCTCCCCGAGACAACCCAGCAGCCTCCGGGTCACTATGCTGTTTCCAGGTCTAAGGTCCAGGCACCAGACTCAGCGGAACCCAGCACTCACCCCCTCCAGATGGGAATAGCATGTCTTACTG GTGGCAGAGACAGGACAGGTCGGTTGGTGGTTGAGGTGTACGGAGACCAGGAAGGATGGAGATCTCCTTCAGTGTCTAGTCTAGAACTCTGCAAACTGCTGCTCTACCTCCACTCTGTAATCAG gagagaactgagagaaCTTGGACTGACACTAGTTATTGATGCTCGGCAGAATCTACCTCCATCACAGTTCAATAAGGCCTTGCTGATGCTTCAG GAGCAGATTCCCCATGCAGTACACAGTGTCCTTATCCTGGTGGAGAAAGAGAGCTGCCATCGCCCAGAGAAACATCCTGGACAACAG ATTGATGTAGTGACATCACTGAAGGCGTTGCACAAGCTGGTGGAGGGGAGCCAGTTGACCTACGGCCTAGAGGGCACCCTGCTCTACAGCCACCAGGACTGGCTGCAGCTCCATCAG AAACTTCATCCCTTCATGTCAGATCTCCAGGAGGCTTCAGGTTTGCTACTGAAGGCCATCAGAAAACTAGAGGGAGGTCGTAAGATTGACAAAGTGCAG GATGTACAGAGGTGTATTCTAGAACAGAGAACGCTGATGAAGGATGTTCTGGAGGACAGCCGGTTGGTCGCTCTGCAAAGGGAGGGCGGAGCAATGCTGTCCAGGCTGAGGAGGGAGAGTGACCTCAGATACTCTCACTGTGAGGATTACAG TGATGCTGTAGACTCTGTGACCAGTATGTACAACCATGTAGAAGAGCAAGCCCATATGCTGGTGCAAAGATCCAACATGTCCCTGGAGCACCTTGAATACCTACTTCAACTCAGAGAAATGGAGGGCCACTTCTCTAAG ATCAGGCAATGGTTTGATGCCGAAGGGGAACGGCGGTTGCTGGAGGCAGAATCGGTGGATGACTCCAAAGAAAAGGTTGCACATACTCTCCAGAGTTTCAGAGCATTCCTTTCTGAAGCCAAT GAGCAGAAGCACCAGGCTATGGTTCTggtgacagaggcagagaagatCCAGGGCCCATCTTCATACCCTGAGACTGAGGTGTTCAGGACCATGGTGTGCACTTTCAAGTCTGGCCTGGCTGACTCCCTCTCACGGGCAGAGAGGTGCTCCAGTGAGCTGGAGACTATGGTTTCTGTGTGCAGCTTCTGTGAACAG GCTACTGAACTGGCCAAAGACTGCAGACAATACCTGGGCCAGGAGCAGGTTGGCagacacccagagacagatgatATCTCTACACTCCAGATGTACCAGGAGAGCTTTGTTCAGTTCTCCCCAGATCGCTTCCAGGAGGTGAAGGCCCAGGCGTGTGCTCTGAGGGGCTCCAGAGGCATGCGGGTGTGGAACGTAGCCTGGCTCAAGTGTCAGGAGGTTAGGCAGCAACTGGAGGAGAGACTACAGGATGTGGAGAGGGCCTTGCGGAACACAGGCTCCTGGTATGAACAACATAGACATGGTGAGGATCAGGCCACAGCACAGACAGTGACTCATCATGATAGAGCTCTGTTACTGCCCAGACCTGGTCCACCACACTGGTACAATCCCCCAACAGGCTCTATGGTGGAAAGGTATCATGGGATCTTGGAGAGCAGGAACAACTCTGTGACCTGCTATAATATCAACTTCAAGCCTCAGAATAACAGACCTTGTAAAGGGTCAAAGGCCACCACCGTGCCGGCCTCTCCCTGTATCAAATCCATtaggagagcggagagggatcCCAGCAGGAGAGAGGCCTGtcgagggaggagtggagaggccgCCACCCTTGCAGACTCACAGACGGTGGGCTGTGAGTGGTTCACGTGGAACCTGGGCCTGGGCCGGTCCATGAGCGAGGACTCGTGTGCAACCGCCATGTCCAGTCAGTCTGAGGCTCGGATCCAGACACAGTCCTGCTCCCACGGGCAACCCTCCTGCCGGATCCTGCAGGCTGCTCAGAAGTTCCAGATCTCACGGCATGGCAGCTTCTGCTCAGCAGTGTCCTGTAGTGGCCAAGAGAGGGCAGAGAAGGCCTCTTCAAGGAATACTAGCTCATCAGTGAGAAGGTGTGAGGGAACAACATCTCTGGCAAGTCCAGAGGAGAACGCTGGCAGTGTTAT GAAGCTGCAGAGGATCATGGAGGAACTGCTGTTAACAGAAAGGGAGTATGTGCGTTCCCTGGGCTACATCCTGATGCATTACCTCCCCCTACTGGAGAGGACTGACGTGCCCCAGGACCTGCGGGGCAAACGTGGAGTGATATTTGGAAACCTGGAGAAGCTGTATGACTTCCACGGCCATTTCTTCCTCAGGGAGCTGGAGGCCTGTCAGACAGAACCCTTAGGAGTGGCTCGTTGCTTCCTAAGATAC AGAGAAAGTTTAGGCCTTTATGCTCTCTACAGTAAGAACAAGCCTCAGTCAGATGCCTTAATACTTCACCATCGCCATGACATCTTCAAG AGGAAGCAGCAGGAGCTGGGGGACCACATGGACCTGTCCTCCTACCTGCTGAGGCCCATCCAGAGGATCAGTAAGTACAGCCTGCTGCTGCAGGACATGCTGGGGGTATGTGGGcctcagagagacagggacagggaagagCTCCAGGCTGCAGCCGATGTGATCCGCTTCCAGATGCGTCATGGCAATGACCTCCTCACCATGGACGCCATCCAGGACTGTGAC GTGAATCTGAAGGAGCAGGGCCAGRTGATTCGCCAGGATGAGTTCATCGTGTTCTTCAGAAAGAAGAAGTGCTTCCGCCATATCTTCCTCTTCCAGGATCTCATTCTCTTCAGCAAGACGAAGAAGACAGATGTGGGCAATGATGTGTACATCTACAAACAGTCTTTCAAA ACGTCTGATATCGGGATGACACATAACTCTGGAGAGAGTGGTCTGTGTTTTGAGATCTGGATCCGTAGGAGGAAGTCCCAGGACACGTACACTCTGAAGGCTGACAGGGCAGAGGTGAAGAGGTCTTGGACCAGAGACCTGGAGCAGATTCTCTGGGAACAAGCTGCCTACAGCAGAG ACCTGCGGATGCAGGAGAGGGTGTTCAATGGGATGGGGAGGAAACCTTTCATGGACATCCAGCCTAGTGAGGCTGCAATCTGTGACAGGGCTGTCAACTGTGTCCTGCTAGGAAGAG CCCCGGTGCCGTCTTGTCTACAAACAGATCTTGAATATCTCCGGCCCAACTCCATTGGTTCAGGCAGTAGTGCATCTACCTCCTGCAGccactcatcttcctcctctggaCGAGGTTCTTTACCTCCGGTTGGTTACCCTGGCAACCAGACACAAGGTGGGGAGGCCAATCATATTGTTCATTCTTTCCCGGCAACTGTGACGGAAGAGGACCTCAGTAATCATCATAATCACCAGAAACAAAACCTTCATCTCA TGGGCTGCACAGATTCGTCAGGTGAGAGTACCAGTGTGTTCATAAGCTCGGAACGCAGCTGCCTCTCTGCTattggtggagaggtggaggactCGTCATCTGTTACGTCCCAGAGTTCCCAGTCCCATGTCAGCCAGAGAACAGCAGCACCCAGCCTCAAAAAGAACAGCTCACCTGCTACCATCAGGAAgaagccctccatctctcccaaaCCACCAGTGCTGGCTGCTCCACAGAGCCTGCAAAAG GGCAAAGAAATGGTTGCTATAGGAAAATCAACAGAAGTTTAA